From Proteiniborus sp. MB09-C3, the proteins below share one genomic window:
- a CDS encoding sugar-binding domain-containing protein, with protein MKDLIELQRKIAPEIIDILEKRYSILRNIYYNQPIGRRALANNLGLGERVIRTEVSVLKEQGLLDIETNGMNVTEEGKLVIDELKDYIHGLKGLNSLEKKIKDMLSINRVYIVPGDSREDMLTPKDIGKTASILIKQVTKDGDIIGITGGTTMAQVAEEMTVEKVKKDITVIPARGGLGKDLETQSNNIAAKLAKKLGGSYRLLQVPDNVGVEALKALMTVHEVKEVLDIIKNMDILVFGIGRADVMAERRELQQDKINEIEKNGAVAEAFGHYFNTNGDIVLETSTIGLSLEDFKKIDTVIGVAGGKDKAEAIVAICKLHRNMILIIDEAAARKILSMSKNATI; from the coding sequence ATGAAAGACCTAATAGAACTTCAGAGAAAGATCGCGCCAGAAATAATTGATATTTTAGAGAAACGATATTCAATACTTAGAAATATTTACTATAATCAACCAATAGGAAGACGGGCCTTAGCAAACAATTTAGGGCTAGGAGAAAGAGTTATAAGGACAGAGGTAAGTGTTTTAAAAGAACAAGGACTCTTGGATATTGAAACTAATGGCATGAATGTCACAGAAGAAGGAAAATTAGTAATCGATGAATTAAAAGATTATATTCATGGGTTAAAGGGTCTCAACAGCTTAGAAAAGAAGATTAAAGATATGCTAAGTATAAATAGGGTATATATTGTACCAGGAGATTCAAGAGAAGATATGCTTACCCCTAAAGACATAGGAAAAACGGCATCTATTCTTATAAAACAGGTTACTAAGGATGGAGACATCATAGGAATTACAGGTGGTACAACTATGGCTCAGGTGGCAGAAGAAATGACTGTAGAAAAAGTTAAGAAGGATATTACAGTTATTCCTGCTAGGGGTGGATTAGGAAAGGATCTTGAAACACAGTCAAATAATATTGCTGCAAAATTAGCGAAAAAGCTAGGGGGAAGCTATAGACTCCTTCAAGTCCCAGATAATGTAGGCGTAGAAGCTCTAAAAGCTTTGATGACTGTTCATGAAGTAAAAGAAGTATTAGATATTATTAAGAACATGGATATATTAGTTTTTGGTATTGGTAGAGCAGATGTAATGGCTGAAAGAAGAGAATTACAACAGGATAAGATTAATGAGATAGAAAAGAATGGGGCAGTAGCAGAAGCATTTGGGCACTACTTTAATACTAATGGAGATATAGTTTTAGAAACAAGTACAATTGGATTATCATTAGAAGATTTTAAAAAAATTGACACAGTAATAGGAGTAGCAGGCGGAAAAGATAAAGCAGAAGCTATCGTTGCAATATGTAAATTACATAGAAATATGATACTTATAATAGACGAAGCTGCTGCAAGAAAGATACTGTCAATGTCTAAAAATGCTACTATATAG
- the gap gene encoding type I glyceraldehyde-3-phosphate dehydrogenase, with protein sequence MSIKVAINGFGRIGRNVMRIAFENNVEELEIVAVNSSQSPASLAHLFKYDTCFGKFEGEVGSTDDAIVVNGKEIKVVNSRDPEALPWAELGVDLVIESSGKFRDKESNMKHIRAGAKKVIITAPGKNEDATIVMGVNDKDYDPVNHVILSNASCTTNCLAPFAKVIVEKFGVVKGLMTTVHAYTNDQRILDGSHKDLRRARAAAESIIPTTTGAAKAVALVIPELKGKLNGMAMRVPTPTVSVVDVVFEVERPTTAEEVNQALKEAAEGELRGILGFSDEPLVSIDYRKDPRSSIIDGLSTMVIDNMVKIVSWYDNEWGYSARVVDLAVLMANKWQ encoded by the coding sequence ATGTCAATTAAAGTTGCTATTAATGGATTTGGAAGAATAGGAAGAAATGTTATGAGGATTGCCTTTGAGAACAATGTAGAAGAACTAGAGATAGTTGCTGTAAATAGCTCACAAAGCCCAGCGAGCTTAGCTCATTTATTTAAGTACGATACTTGCTTCGGAAAATTTGAAGGTGAGGTAGGCTCAACAGATGATGCAATAGTTGTAAATGGCAAGGAGATTAAGGTAGTAAACAGCAGAGATCCAGAAGCTCTTCCATGGGCAGAACTAGGAGTAGATTTAGTAATCGAATCTTCAGGTAAATTTAGAGATAAAGAAAGTAATATGAAGCATATTAGGGCAGGAGCAAAAAAAGTTATAATTACTGCACCGGGAAAAAATGAAGATGCAACTATAGTTATGGGTGTAAATGATAAAGACTATGACCCTGTAAACCATGTAATCCTATCTAATGCATCATGTACAACAAACTGCTTAGCTCCATTTGCAAAAGTAATAGTAGAGAAATTTGGAGTAGTTAAAGGCTTAATGACAACAGTACATGCTTATACAAATGATCAAAGAATTCTTGATGGATCACATAAGGATTTAAGAAGAGCAAGAGCAGCTGCTGAATCTATAATTCCAACAACTACAGGCGCTGCAAAAGCAGTAGCATTAGTAATCCCTGAGCTTAAAGGAAAATTAAATGGTATGGCAATGAGAGTTCCTACACCAACAGTTTCTGTAGTAGATGTAGTATTTGAAGTAGAAAGACCTACAACAGCAGAGGAAGTAAATCAAGCACTTAAGGAAGCAGCTGAAGGCGAGTTAAGAGGTATATTAGGCTTCTCAGATGAACCATTAGTTTCTATAGACTACAGAAAAGACCCTCGCTCATCAATAATAGATGGATTATCAACAATGGTGATTGATAATATGGTTAAAATAGTATCTTGGTATGATAATGAATGGGGATATTCAGCTAGAGTCGTAGACTTAGCAGTATTAATGGCAAATAAGTGGCAATAA
- a CDS encoding phosphoglycerate kinase gives MMLSKKSIEDLNVSGKRVLVRCDFNVPMNDKGEITDDRRIRSALPTIEYIINNGGKAIVMSHLGRPKGEPNPKYTLEPVAKRLGELLNKEVIFAKDDMVAGETAKEIVNNMKDSDVVLLENTRFRKEEEKNGEEFAKQLASLGDMFVNDAFGTAHRAHASNVGLSSQLPSASGYLVKKEIEIMGKAMSNPERPFVAILGGAKVSDKINVIENFLDKVDSLLIGGGMAYTFLKAQGLEIGKSLVEEDKIELAKELMEKARDKKVNLVLPLDVVVAKEFNNETEFKTVDINNIPKDMMGLDIGEKAIRVFSEIIKEAKTILWNGPMGVFEMPNFAKGTNAIAKAMAESNGVTIVGGGDSAAAVEQAGLDDKMTHVSTGGGASLEFFEGKVLPGIAAIEDK, from the coding sequence ATTATGTTAAGCAAAAAAAGTATAGAAGATTTAAATGTGTCTGGAAAAAGAGTACTAGTAAGATGTGATTTTAATGTTCCTATGAACGATAAGGGCGAGATAACAGATGATAGAAGAATAAGAAGTGCGCTTCCAACCATAGAATACATAATTAATAATGGTGGAAAAGCTATTGTAATGTCTCATTTGGGAAGGCCAAAGGGAGAGCCTAATCCAAAATACACACTAGAGCCAGTAGCAAAAAGATTAGGTGAGCTATTGAACAAGGAAGTAATATTTGCTAAGGATGATATGGTAGCAGGTGAAACTGCAAAAGAAATAGTGAATAATATGAAGGATTCAGACGTTGTATTGCTAGAAAACACAAGATTTAGAAAAGAAGAAGAAAAGAACGGAGAAGAATTTGCAAAGCAATTAGCTTCACTAGGAGATATGTTTGTGAATGATGCTTTTGGTACTGCACATAGAGCTCATGCTTCTAATGTTGGACTTAGCAGTCAATTACCATCTGCATCAGGATATTTAGTTAAGAAAGAAATAGAGATAATGGGTAAAGCAATGTCTAATCCAGAAAGACCTTTTGTAGCCATACTTGGAGGCGCAAAAGTATCTGACAAAATAAATGTAATAGAGAACTTCCTTGACAAGGTTGATAGCTTGCTCATTGGGGGAGGAATGGCATATACATTTTTAAAAGCACAGGGATTAGAAATCGGTAAATCTCTAGTAGAAGAGGATAAGATTGAATTAGCAAAAGAATTAATGGAAAAAGCAAGAGATAAGAAGGTAAACTTAGTACTACCCTTAGATGTAGTAGTGGCTAAAGAATTCAATAATGAGACTGAATTTAAGACTGTTGATATAAATAATATTCCTAAGGATATGATGGGGTTAGATATAGGAGAAAAAGCAATAAGAGTCTTCTCTGAAATAATCAAAGAGGCTAAGACTATTTTATGGAATGGACCTATGGGAGTATTTGAAATGCCAAACTTTGCAAAGGGAACCAATGCTATTGCAAAGGCAATGGCAGAGTCAAATGGAGTAACTATTGTTGGTGGAGGAGATAGTGCAGCAGCAGTAGAGCAGGCTGGTTTAGATGATAAGATGACACATGTTTCTACTGGTGGTGGAGCATCACTAGAGTTTTTTGAAGGAAAGGTTCTTCCGGGTATTGCAGCAATAGAAGATAAATAA
- the tpiA gene encoding triose-phosphate isomerase, giving the protein MRIPIIAGNWKMNKTIEEAIQLVKEIKSNLKDGVETVVCVPFTALSEVKKEISGTKLKLGAQNMHWEESGAFTGEISPLMLKEIGVDFCIIGHSERRQYFGETDEMVNRKIKSALKHGISPIVCVGETLEQREANIEKKVVETQILKAFDGIVAEEVEKIVIAYEPIWAIGTGKTATKEEANEIIAFIRKIIMNKYQQEISDKVRIQYGGSVKPDNITDIMNQSDIDGALVGGASLKPEEFIKLVSF; this is encoded by the coding sequence GTGAGAATACCTATTATAGCTGGTAATTGGAAAATGAATAAAACTATAGAAGAAGCTATCCAACTAGTAAAAGAAATAAAAAGCAACTTAAAGGATGGTGTAGAAACTGTAGTTTGTGTTCCATTTACTGCCTTGAGTGAAGTAAAAAAAGAAATATCAGGTACAAAGCTTAAGCTTGGTGCACAAAACATGCATTGGGAAGAAAGTGGAGCTTTTACTGGTGAAATATCACCTTTGATGCTTAAGGAAATTGGAGTGGATTTTTGTATTATAGGTCATTCAGAGAGAAGACAATATTTTGGAGAAACAGATGAAATGGTAAATAGAAAAATAAAATCTGCCTTAAAGCATGGTATTAGTCCCATAGTATGTGTAGGTGAAACTCTAGAGCAGAGAGAAGCAAATATTGAAAAAAAAGTAGTTGAAACTCAGATATTAAAGGCATTTGATGGTATAGTGGCAGAAGAAGTGGAGAAGATTGTAATCGCATATGAGCCGATATGGGCTATAGGCACAGGAAAGACAGCAACTAAAGAAGAAGCCAATGAAATAATTGCATTTATAAGAAAAATAATTATGAATAAATATCAGCAGGAGATATCAGATAAGGTTAGGATACAATATGGAGGAAGTGTTAAACCAGACAATATTACTGATATAATGAATCAGTCAGATATTGATGGTGCATTAGTAGGAGGAGCCAGCTTAAAGCCAGAGGAGTTTATTAAGCTAGTTAGTTTTTAG
- the gpmI gene encoding 2,3-bisphosphoglycerate-independent phosphoglycerate mutase, which produces MTKNLVAIIILDGWGLGKKYEGNAILKAKTPNYKLLVENYPSTKLEASGLSVGLPEGQMGNSEVGHLNIGAGRIIYQELTRITKSIENKEFFNKKELLDAIENCKNNNSKLHLMGLLSDGGVHSHNGHLYALLELAKAHGLKDVYVHCFLDGRDVPPQSGKSYLEELENKLVEIGVGKIATVSGRYYAMDRDKRWDRIKLAYDALTLGTGNTAGSSQEIINKSYADNITDEFVIPSVVISKEKPIATVDDKDSMIFFNFRPDRARELTRAFVDINFEGFERQKKVDTHYVCMTQYDKTIENVKIVYKPQTYVNTLGEYISLLGMKQLRIAETEKYAHVTFFFNGGVEKPNEGEDRILIPSPKVATYDLKPEMSAIEVKDEVIDKIRSEAYDFIVLNFANPDMVGHTGDVNATEKAVETVDACLDEIVQEIKKVNGKVLITADHGNAEEMIDEKTGSRLTAHTTNKVPCIIVGEGNVKLKEGILADIAPTLLDMMQVEIPREMTGTSLIIK; this is translated from the coding sequence ATGACAAAAAACTTAGTAGCAATTATAATACTAGATGGTTGGGGATTAGGAAAAAAATACGAAGGTAATGCAATACTTAAAGCTAAGACTCCTAATTATAAATTATTAGTGGAGAATTACCCAAGTACTAAATTAGAAGCTAGTGGACTTTCAGTGGGACTTCCAGAAGGACAAATGGGAAATTCAGAAGTAGGGCATCTTAATATAGGTGCCGGAAGGATAATATACCAGGAGTTAACGAGAATAACCAAATCAATTGAAAACAAAGAATTCTTTAATAAAAAAGAGCTTTTAGATGCAATAGAAAATTGTAAAAATAACAATTCTAAATTGCATTTAATGGGGCTTTTATCAGATGGAGGAGTTCACAGTCACAATGGCCATTTATATGCACTTTTAGAACTTGCCAAAGCTCATGGATTAAAGGATGTATATGTCCATTGCTTTCTAGATGGCAGAGATGTACCTCCTCAAAGTGGTAAATCATATTTGGAGGAACTAGAAAATAAGCTTGTTGAAATAGGGGTTGGCAAAATAGCCACAGTTTCAGGAAGATATTATGCAATGGATAGAGATAAAAGATGGGATAGAATTAAGTTGGCATATGATGCATTAACTCTAGGTACAGGAAATACAGCAGGTTCATCTCAGGAGATTATTAATAAATCCTATGCAGATAATATAACAGATGAATTTGTAATACCTTCTGTAGTCATAAGCAAGGAAAAACCTATTGCAACAGTTGATGACAAGGATTCTATGATATTTTTCAATTTCAGACCAGATAGGGCAAGAGAATTGACGAGAGCTTTTGTAGATATTAATTTTGAAGGCTTTGAACGTCAAAAAAAGGTTGATACTCATTATGTTTGTATGACTCAATATGACAAGACTATAGAAAATGTGAAAATCGTCTATAAACCTCAAACCTATGTGAATACATTAGGAGAATATATAAGCCTTCTAGGGATGAAGCAGCTTAGAATTGCAGAAACAGAAAAATATGCTCATGTTACCTTCTTTTTCAACGGAGGTGTTGAAAAGCCTAACGAAGGAGAGGACAGAATATTGATACCTTCTCCTAAAGTGGCAACATATGATTTAAAACCTGAAATGAGTGCCATAGAGGTTAAGGATGAAGTAATAGATAAAATTAGGAGTGAGGCATACGATTTTATAGTACTCAATTTTGCTAATCCAGATATGGTAGGCCATACAGGAGATGTTAATGCTACGGAAAAGGCTGTGGAAACAGTAGATGCATGTCTTGATGAAATAGTACAAGAGATTAAAAAAGTAAATGGAAAAGTACTTATAACAGCAGATCACGGAAATGCTGAAGAGATGATAGATGAAAAAACAGGCAGTAGATTAACTGCCCATACTACCAATAAGGTTCCATGTATAATTGTAGGCGAAGGCAATGTAAAACTAAAAGAAGGCATTTTAGCAGATATAGCACCTACATTATTAGATATGATGCAAGTAGAAATTCCCCGGGAAATGACAGGAACATCGTTGATAATAAAGTAG
- the eno gene encoding phosphopyruvate hydratase, giving the protein MTMITDIYAREILDSRGNPTIEVEVWTESDGYGRAAVPSGASTGAFEAVELRDNNKERYLGKGVTNAVNNVNDIIAPEIIGMDALDQVAIDMRLIELDGTDNKGKLGANAILGVSMAVAKAAADTLGLTLYQYLGGVNAKALPVPMMNILNGGEHADNNVDIQEFMVMPVGALNFREALRMGAEIFHNLKKVLKDKGLSTSVGDEGGFAPNLSSNEEALATIVEAIEKAGYKPGEDIYLALDVAASEMYSKERKIYSLAGEGKELTSAEMIDFYADLVKKYPIISIEDGLDEEDWEGWKALTERLGDKIQLVGDDLFVTNTKRLEQGIKTGVANSILIKLNQIGTITETLDAIEMAKRAGYTVVISHRSGETEDSTIADLVVAVNAGQIKTGAPSRTDRVAKYNQLLRIEDMLGETSQYKGKEVFYNIKSK; this is encoded by the coding sequence ATGACAATGATAACTGACATTTATGCAAGAGAAATACTTGACTCAAGAGGAAATCCAACAATAGAAGTTGAAGTTTGGACAGAAAGTGATGGATATGGAAGAGCAGCAGTACCTTCAGGAGCTTCGACAGGAGCATTTGAAGCAGTGGAATTAAGGGATAATAATAAAGAACGATACCTAGGAAAAGGTGTAACTAATGCTGTAAATAACGTCAATGATATAATAGCTCCAGAAATTATAGGTATGGATGCATTAGATCAAGTAGCTATAGATATGAGACTTATAGAGCTTGATGGTACAGATAACAAAGGAAAACTAGGAGCGAATGCAATTCTTGGAGTTTCTATGGCAGTTGCAAAAGCAGCAGCAGATACATTAGGTTTGACACTATACCAATATCTAGGCGGAGTAAATGCAAAAGCTCTTCCAGTTCCAATGATGAATATACTAAATGGCGGAGAGCATGCTGATAACAATGTAGATATTCAAGAATTCATGGTAATGCCAGTTGGAGCTCTAAACTTTAGAGAAGCACTTAGAATGGGTGCAGAGATATTTCATAATCTAAAGAAGGTTCTAAAAGATAAAGGATTAAGTACTTCTGTAGGTGATGAAGGCGGATTTGCACCAAATTTAAGTTCTAATGAAGAGGCTTTAGCTACTATAGTAGAGGCTATTGAAAAAGCTGGCTATAAACCAGGAGAAGATATATATTTAGCATTAGACGTGGCAGCATCAGAAATGTATAGTAAAGAAAGAAAAATTTATTCTTTAGCAGGTGAAGGAAAAGAACTTACTTCAGCTGAAATGATTGATTTTTATGCAGATTTAGTGAAAAAATATCCAATTATATCTATAGAAGATGGCTTAGATGAAGAAGATTGGGAAGGATGGAAGGCGCTAACAGAGAGACTAGGAGATAAAATACAGCTTGTAGGTGACGATTTATTTGTTACTAATACAAAAAGACTAGAACAAGGCATTAAAACAGGAGTTGCTAATTCAATACTGATAAAACTTAATCAAATAGGTACTATTACAGAGACATTGGATGCCATAGAAATGGCTAAGAGAGCAGGATATACAGTAGTTATTTCTCATAGATCTGGCGAGACTGAAGATTCAACAATTGCTGATTTAGTAGTAGCTGTAAATGCTGGTCAAATAAAAACAGGTGCACCTTCAAGAACAGATAGAGTTGCAAAATATAATCAATTGTTGAGAATAGAAGATATGCTAGGAGAAACTAGTCAGTATAAGGGAAAAGAAGTTTTTTATAACATAAAAAGCAAATAA
- the secG gene encoding preprotein translocase subunit SecG, which produces MQILFYILIVLASLVLIASILLQSGKSAGLSGSIGGGAESIWGKNKGRSFEGMLSKLTTVSAIVFVISALVLTALQQ; this is translated from the coding sequence ATGCAAATATTATTTTATATTTTAATTGTATTAGCAAGCTTAGTTCTTATTGCTAGTATATTATTACAATCAGGTAAAAGTGCAGGACTATCTGGTAGCATTGGTGGTGGTGCTGAAAGTATTTGGGGCAAGAATAAAGGAAGAAGCTTTGAAGGAATGCTTAGTAAATTAACTACTGTTTCTGCAATAGTATTCGTTATATCAGCACTAGTATTAACTGCATTGCAGCAGTAA